In Bos mutus isolate GX-2022 chromosome 2, NWIPB_WYAK_1.1, whole genome shotgun sequence, one DNA window encodes the following:
- the CATIP gene encoding ciliogenesis-associated TTC17-interacting protein isoform X1, which yields MSSKVQSKGSKAKDHQPSTQGNLPPPEANAEAIHFLNSLRQEELLLLFFSETLVMVSDTGEPQGELTIEVQRGKYKDQSGVITYFPFVHASSRGFVDKTLCGSSLLAYLSWKLEVVEQQSQEFIKFHILPMEQKMSLLKQDDQLAMTRMVKEGEEVKTEVTFFPWPSIEGFVSQAANLVLLRVMAWRHTVPSNARFLALDTEGKLCCSTYQALGSQTIQVGHQQVEVFIVEQTVHSEQGIPMSCQFYLLSDGHLAKRIQVGSPGCCMITKVPVLREEDDIEPRPVFKKKPLVWEEDLELYSRFLDRKEELRLSHNSYLRQHPEAQALISDFLLFLLLRQPVDVVTFAAEYFGPFAKRRSPTPALRSSNRPSPFRELEPERSEA from the exons ATGTCCTCTAAAGTTCAATCCAAAG gcTCCAAAGCCAAGGACCACCAACCCTCAACCCAGGGGAATCTGCCACCCCCAGAGGCCAATGCTGAGGCCATCCACTTCCTCAACTCCCTCC GGcaggaggagctgctgctgctgttcttcTCGGAGACTCTGGTCATGGTCTCGGACACAGGGGAGCCTCAGGGAGAGCTGACCATTGAGGTGCAGAGAGGGAAATACAAAGACCAATCTGGTGTCATAACGTACTTCCCCTTCGTGCATGCCTCCAGCCGAGGCTTCGTGGACAAAACACTCTGCGGAAGCTCCCTTCTGG cctATCTCTCATGGAAACTGGAGGTTGTGGAACAACAGAGTCAGGAGTTCATCAAG TTCCACATTCTCCCCATGGAACAGAAGATGAGTTTGCTGAAGCAGGATGATCAGCTGGCCATGACCAGAATGGTCAAGGAGGGTGAG GAAGTGAAGACCGAAGTGACTTTCTTCCCCTGGCCCTCCATTGAGGGCTTCGTCTCCCAGGCCGCTAACCTGGTGTTGCTGAGGGTGATGGCCTGGCGGCATACGGTGCCCAGCAACGCCCGTTTCCTGGCCTTGGACACTGAAGGCAAACTCTGCTGTTCTACTTAC CAAGCCCTGGGCTCCCAGACGATCCAGGTGGGCCATCAGCAGGTGGAAGTGTTCATTGTGGAGCAGACGGTACACTCAGAACAAGGCATCCCCATGTCCTGCCAGTTCTACCTGCTCTCTGATGG GCACCTGGCCAAGAGGATCCAGGTGGGCTCCCCGGGGTGCTGCATGATCACCAAGGTGCCTGTATTGAGGGAAGAGG ATGATATTGAGCCTCGCCCAGTATTTAAGAAGAAGCCCCTGGTGTGGGAGGAGGACCTGGAGCTCTACTCGCGGTTCCTGGACCGAAAG GAGGAGCTCCGTCTCAGCCACAACAGCTATCTACGGCAGCACCCCGAGGCCCAGGCGCTCATCTCCGACTTCctgctcttcctgctgctgcgCCAGCCGGTCGACGTGGTCACCTTCGCCGCCGAGTACTTCGGCCCCTTCGCCAAGAGACGCTCGCCCACCCCAGCCTTGCGCTCCTCCAACCGGCCCAGCCCTTTCCGCGAGCTGGAGCCGGAGCGCAGCGAGGCCTAG
- the CATIP gene encoding ciliogenesis-associated TTC17-interacting protein isoform X2, giving the protein MLRPSTSSTPSEELLLLFFSETLVMVSDTGEPQGELTIEVQRGKYKDQSGVITYFPFVHASSRGFVDKTLCGSSLLAYLSWKLEVVEQQSQEFIKFHILPMEQKMSLLKQDDQLAMTRMVKEGEEVKTEVTFFPWPSIEGFVSQAANLVLLRVMAWRHTVPSNARFLALDTEGKLCCSTYQALGSQTIQVGHQQVEVFIVEQTVHSEQGIPMSCQFYLLSDGHLAKRIQVGSPGCCMITKVPVLREEDDIEPRPVFKKKPLVWEEDLELYSRFLDRKEELRLSHNSYLRQHPEAQALISDFLLFLLLRQPVDVVTFAAEYFGPFAKRRSPTPALRSSNRPSPFRELEPERSEA; this is encoded by the exons ATGCTGAGGCCATCCACTTCCTCAACTCCCTCC gaggagctgctgctgctgttcttcTCGGAGACTCTGGTCATGGTCTCGGACACAGGGGAGCCTCAGGGAGAGCTGACCATTGAGGTGCAGAGAGGGAAATACAAAGACCAATCTGGTGTCATAACGTACTTCCCCTTCGTGCATGCCTCCAGCCGAGGCTTCGTGGACAAAACACTCTGCGGAAGCTCCCTTCTGG cctATCTCTCATGGAAACTGGAGGTTGTGGAACAACAGAGTCAGGAGTTCATCAAG TTCCACATTCTCCCCATGGAACAGAAGATGAGTTTGCTGAAGCAGGATGATCAGCTGGCCATGACCAGAATGGTCAAGGAGGGTGAG GAAGTGAAGACCGAAGTGACTTTCTTCCCCTGGCCCTCCATTGAGGGCTTCGTCTCCCAGGCCGCTAACCTGGTGTTGCTGAGGGTGATGGCCTGGCGGCATACGGTGCCCAGCAACGCCCGTTTCCTGGCCTTGGACACTGAAGGCAAACTCTGCTGTTCTACTTAC CAAGCCCTGGGCTCCCAGACGATCCAGGTGGGCCATCAGCAGGTGGAAGTGTTCATTGTGGAGCAGACGGTACACTCAGAACAAGGCATCCCCATGTCCTGCCAGTTCTACCTGCTCTCTGATGG GCACCTGGCCAAGAGGATCCAGGTGGGCTCCCCGGGGTGCTGCATGATCACCAAGGTGCCTGTATTGAGGGAAGAGG ATGATATTGAGCCTCGCCCAGTATTTAAGAAGAAGCCCCTGGTGTGGGAGGAGGACCTGGAGCTCTACTCGCGGTTCCTGGACCGAAAG GAGGAGCTCCGTCTCAGCCACAACAGCTATCTACGGCAGCACCCCGAGGCCCAGGCGCTCATCTCCGACTTCctgctcttcctgctgctgcgCCAGCCGGTCGACGTGGTCACCTTCGCCGCCGAGTACTTCGGCCCCTTCGCCAAGAGACGCTCGCCCACCCCAGCCTTGCGCTCCTCCAACCGGCCCAGCCCTTTCCGCGAGCTGGAGCCGGAGCGCAGCGAGGCCTAG